One stretch of Vulpes lagopus strain Blue_001 chromosome X, ASM1834538v1, whole genome shotgun sequence DNA includes these proteins:
- the CLIC2 gene encoding chloride intracellular channel protein 2 → MADPEIELFVKAGSDGESIGNCPFCQRLFMILWLKGVKFNVTTVDMTRKPEELKDLAPGTNPPFLVYNKELKTDFIKIEEFLEQTLAPPRYPHLSPKNKESFDVGCNLFAKFSAYIKNTQKEANKNFEKSLLREFKRLDDYLNTPLLDEIDPDSAEEPTVSRRLFLDGDQLTLADCSLLPKLNIIKVAAKKYRDFDIPAEFSGVWRYLHNAYAREEFTHTCPEDKEIENTYASVAKQKS, encoded by the exons atgGCAGATCCTGAAATTGAACTTTTTGTGAAG GCTGGAAGTGATGGGGAGAGTATTGGAAACTGTCCCTTTTGCCAACGCCTCTTTATGATCCTCTGGCTTAAAGGAGTTAAATTCAATGTGACTACTGTTGACATGACCAG AAAGCCTGAAGAGCTGAAGGACTTAGCCCCAGGTACCAATCCTCCCTTCCTGGTGTATAACAAGGAGTTGAAAAcggacttcattaaaattgagGAGTTTCTAGAGCAGACACTGGCTCCTCCAAG GTATCCTCACCTGAGTCCCAAGAACAAGGAGTCCTTTGATGTGGGCTGTAACCTCTTTGCCAAGTTTTCTGCATACATTAAGAATACGCAGAAAGAAGCAAATAAGA ATTTTGAAAAATCTCTGCTCAGAGAATTTAAACGTCTGGATGACTATTTAAACACCCCGCTTCTGGATGAAATTGATCCAGACAGTGCCGAGGAACCCACAGTTTCCAGAAGATTGTTCTTGGATGGGGATCAGCTGACACTGGCTGACTGCAGCTTGTTACCCAAACTGAACATTATTAAA GTTGCTGCCAAGAAATACCGTGACTTTGACATTCCAGCAGAATTCTCAGGAGTCTGGCGCTATCTTCACAATGCCTATGCCCGTGAAGAATTTACCCACACATGTCCTGaagacaaagaaattgaaaataccTACGCAAGTGTGGCTAAACAGAAGAGTTAG